In the genome of Fluviispira vulneris, one region contains:
- a CDS encoding M16 family metallopeptidase has product MRNLDLKQTRKKMTDFFIKNYSLAFISIIPNFTYAAPVALDLPKAKEVTSVQKTNVEPKFIQSAPIIPGSSIQAYQYLLENGLKFIVIPDNRNPIATIQFILDAGSNREQKGITGLAHFFEHMMFRKTKDHPEGYYDRTINSVGGSGNAGTSDSFVTFYTTFPGPALETMLKLEADRFTKLDLAEPYFSIEKGAVISERKLRVENDPLQRSNEFIRSITERGTSMEWLTIGSKKDVEEMSINAAKSFYEKYYTPDNTIMIVGGPFEQKNVAQMVQKYFSSWQGKVTEQHAKYPADYYTRDLGKKFICSAPIFNKRFKIVYPAANGNLKELIYSIVFQAMLDDNPNGTFERRLVKDKLVTDFNFYKTYWQKQNNPFVVNFSLTKEQKYEPVLQFWQKGVQEVLNKPISEKIRRQILKQLAVSNADTAERMTALTNTVLDNTFFLNDFNASGQAEKIVKSITTENLRQWIHENISPQKYYLTGIVTPQEAPTCSDMYAEFQKSIR; this is encoded by the coding sequence ATGCGCAATCTTGACTTAAAACAAACGCGCAAGAAAATGACTGATTTTTTCATAAAAAATTATTCTCTTGCCTTTATCAGTATTATTCCAAATTTTACTTATGCAGCACCAGTAGCTTTAGATCTACCAAAAGCAAAAGAAGTAACTTCTGTTCAAAAAACCAATGTTGAACCTAAATTTATCCAATCAGCTCCCATAATTCCTGGCTCATCTATTCAAGCTTATCAATATTTACTAGAAAATGGTTTAAAATTTATAGTCATTCCTGACAATAGAAATCCAATTGCAACAATTCAATTTATTCTTGATGCTGGTAGCAATAGAGAGCAAAAAGGCATCACAGGCTTAGCACATTTTTTTGAACATATGATGTTTAGAAAAACAAAAGACCATCCTGAAGGATATTATGATCGCACAATTAATTCCGTTGGCGGAAGTGGCAATGCAGGCACGAGCGATTCTTTTGTTACTTTTTATACAACTTTTCCCGGGCCAGCATTGGAAACTATGTTAAAACTTGAGGCAGATCGCTTTACGAAACTCGACCTTGCAGAACCTTATTTTTCAATTGAAAAAGGCGCCGTTATCTCTGAAAGAAAATTACGAGTAGAAAATGACCCTCTTCAACGCAGTAACGAGTTTATTCGCAGCATCACTGAACGTGGCACTTCAATGGAATGGTTGACTATTGGATCGAAAAAAGATGTTGAAGAAATGAGTATAAATGCAGCCAAAAGCTTTTATGAAAAATACTACACACCAGATAATACAATTATGATTGTGGGTGGGCCATTCGAACAAAAAAATGTCGCTCAAATGGTGCAAAAATATTTCTCTTCTTGGCAAGGTAAAGTAACAGAGCAACATGCAAAATATCCTGCTGATTATTATACACGTGACCTTGGTAAAAAATTTATATGCAGCGCACCTATTTTTAACAAAAGATTTAAAATTGTTTATCCAGCAGCTAATGGGAATCTAAAGGAATTAATTTACTCCATTGTTTTTCAGGCTATGCTTGATGACAATCCAAATGGTACTTTTGAACGTCGTTTGGTGAAGGACAAACTCGTCACCGATTTTAATTTCTACAAAACTTATTGGCAGAAGCAAAACAATCCATTTGTTGTTAATTTCTCTTTAACTAAAGAACAAAAATATGAACCAGTCCTCCAATTTTGGCAAAAAGGTGTTCAAGAGGTTTTAAATAAACCAATTAGCGAAAAAATAAGAAGACAAATTTTAAAACAACTTGCTGTTTCAAATGCTGACACTGCTGAAAGAATGACGGCTTTAACCAATACTGTGCTAGATAATACTTTTTTTCTAAATGATTTTAATGCTTCTGGACAAGCAGAAAAAATAGTTAAATCAATTACTACTGAAAATTTAAGACAGTGGATACACGAAAATATTTCTCCACAAAAATACTATCTCACAGGGATAGTAACCCCTCAGGAAGCACCTACATGTTCAGATATGTATGCAGAATTTCAAAAAAGTATTCGATAA
- a CDS encoding ATP-binding protein: MRAIYNVKILESTSSSPIIYKILGTFFAFWMVLSLFSSLILLGVLQDLSLQGTYSSSYGNFFFIWVFLSIIVHFLLWILLRNSISPLVQLITHFKNSETLQELEIPKNLSEEITDLFQILNKSILNLKALQEKTIEAEKNAAIALTIQLLAHDVRQPFLMLQTILKTLSLQKDMTQINNLIKTLVPQVEKNFQKVNGMLLDVMEMGYHSEKLVLESICPEKLIFSVVKENLQIYNNTDITFIFDFSHKHKIRVNISKIERVFANILLNALQAMNFSGKIWIQTREVLIEKNLFIEFCIGNNNSFIENEDIKNLFNAFFTKAKKSGTGLGLAAAEKIVQSHGGRIWCQSVKNDLYKTGMVEFYFTILASEELAVGKKLNFPTHSSELYQNKFERRII; encoded by the coding sequence ATGCGAGCTATCTATAATGTTAAAATCTTAGAAAGTACCAGTAGTTCACCCATTATTTATAAAATTTTGGGCACTTTTTTTGCGTTTTGGATGGTGCTATCTCTTTTTTCATCATTAATCCTTTTAGGAGTTTTGCAGGATTTAAGCTTACAAGGAACGTATTCATCAAGTTATGGAAATTTTTTTTTCATATGGGTATTTTTATCAATTATCGTTCATTTTTTATTATGGATTTTATTGAGGAATAGTATTTCGCCTTTAGTTCAGCTCATCACCCACTTCAAAAATTCAGAAACTTTGCAAGAACTGGAAATTCCAAAAAATTTATCCGAAGAAATAACCGATCTCTTTCAAATTTTAAACAAGTCAATTTTGAATTTAAAAGCTTTGCAAGAAAAAACAATTGAAGCTGAAAAAAACGCTGCTATTGCACTAACAATCCAGCTTTTAGCACATGACGTTCGCCAACCTTTTTTAATGTTGCAGACAATTTTAAAGACCTTATCCCTGCAAAAAGATATGACACAAATAAATAACTTAATTAAGACACTTGTACCTCAGGTCGAAAAAAATTTTCAAAAAGTAAATGGGATGCTGTTAGATGTTATGGAAATGGGTTATCATTCTGAAAAATTAGTATTGGAATCCATTTGTCCAGAAAAATTAATTTTTTCAGTCGTCAAAGAAAATTTGCAAATTTACAATAATACTGACATCACTTTTATCTTTGACTTTTCCCATAAGCACAAGATTAGGGTAAATATAAGTAAAATTGAGAGAGTTTTTGCTAATATATTACTCAATGCTTTGCAGGCAATGAACTTTAGTGGGAAAATATGGATACAAACCCGAGAAGTTTTAATTGAGAAAAACCTTTTTATAGAATTTTGTATAGGTAACAACAATTCATTTATTGAGAATGAAGATATTAAAAATTTATTCAATGCATTTTTTACAAAAGCAAAAAAAAGCGGGACAGGATTAGGTCTTGCTGCAGCAGAAAAAATCGTGCAGAGCCATGGAGGGCGAATCTGGTGTCAATCGGTAAAAAATGATCTTTACAAAACAGGTATGGTCGAGTTTTATTTTACTATATTGGCTTCTGAAGAACTCGCTGTGGGAAAGAAATTAAATTTTCCTACTCACAGCTCTGAACTTTATCAAAATAAATTTGAACGAAGGATAATTTAA
- a CDS encoding M16 family metallopeptidase, whose amino-acid sequence MNFKIISLLLSCATFPSAFSQDSLKSIRPAVSIKPVELDWRSIKWPSINYTRIPVDGGAAIYSLHSSTALKFKVTFVFSGGVYAFPESERTAFGAFSDLITLGGFGDLNFDQIQNYTTEYGINIRSSITPLGQFVITADALSEDFPRLLSLVNNMILKPKFEEKALDLWKQQSIDAFNNLMDSNTIEKQYRFIDIEATKLAFGKEHYFAKSIERVSPSVIKKVTYDQIKNIYKRTISKNGLNVSISGSFTQKDFDSLRQLVGKIPYLEPSIKTWYPSRKMNTQNAKKINTVIIKKSDMSQSTVSLRYYYPKFGKLNSIETTQFDILEEIFSSTGGVIGNDRFSKAMRADSGISYSPHAYFNDTLLFPNTDVGVFYLNFQSPNERIAEAIRIATQTWHKFIKEGVSQEELDNARTSMINRMLASESTVFNKSDEILTQLIKGQLPSVNPVEFTLAKLDKQRSVKNLNETLKRLSDSEIVPVLVIMGNPNDEQIKLLKKIDALDLSHVSELSSLTKPYM is encoded by the coding sequence ATGAATTTTAAAATCATTTCACTTTTATTATCTTGTGCGACATTTCCATCTGCATTTTCTCAAGATTCACTGAAGAGTATAAGACCAGCTGTGTCTATAAAACCAGTAGAACTCGATTGGAGATCTATTAAGTGGCCAAGTATTAACTACACAAGAATTCCTGTTGATGGAGGGGCTGCAATTTATAGCTTACACAGCAGCACAGCATTGAAATTTAAAGTTACATTCGTATTTTCAGGCGGTGTCTATGCTTTTCCTGAAAGTGAAAGAACTGCTTTTGGTGCATTTTCAGATCTTATCACACTTGGAGGATTTGGCGATTTAAATTTCGATCAAATACAAAATTACACCACTGAATATGGAATAAATATTCGCTCTAGTATTACACCATTAGGACAATTTGTTATCACTGCCGATGCTTTATCAGAGGACTTTCCTCGATTGCTATCTCTTGTAAACAATATGATTTTGAAACCCAAATTTGAAGAAAAAGCTCTTGATTTATGGAAGCAACAATCTATAGATGCATTTAATAATCTAATGGATAGTAATACAATTGAAAAACAGTATCGTTTTATTGATATCGAGGCAACTAAACTTGCTTTCGGCAAAGAACATTATTTTGCTAAATCCATTGAAAGAGTTTCACCAAGTGTTATTAAAAAGGTGACCTACGATCAGATTAAAAATATTTATAAAAGAACAATTTCTAAAAATGGCCTGAATGTATCTATTTCAGGTTCTTTTACGCAAAAAGATTTTGACTCCCTTCGACAACTTGTCGGTAAAATACCTTATCTCGAGCCATCAATTAAAACCTGGTATCCATCGAGAAAAATGAATACTCAAAATGCTAAAAAAATTAACACAGTGATAATTAAGAAATCTGATATGTCCCAATCCACAGTATCGTTACGTTACTATTACCCAAAATTCGGCAAACTCAATTCCATTGAAACAACTCAATTTGATATTTTAGAAGAAATATTTTCCTCTACTGGTGGCGTAATAGGTAATGATCGCTTTTCAAAAGCCATGCGTGCAGACTCAGGAATAAGTTATTCACCACATGCCTATTTTAATGACACACTTCTATTCCCTAACACAGATGTCGGAGTTTTTTATCTCAATTTTCAAAGTCCAAATGAAAGAATTGCTGAAGCAATACGCATTGCTACGCAGACATGGCATAAATTTATTAAAGAGGGAGTTTCTCAAGAAGAACTCGATAATGCAAGAACCTCAATGATAAATAGAATGCTTGCAAGTGAATCAACAGTATTTAACAAAAGTGATGAAATTCTCACACAACTGATAAAAGGGCAATTGCCGAGTGTAAATCCAGTTGAATTTACACTTGCAAAACTAGACAAACAGCGCAGTGTAAAAAATTTAAATGAAACTCTCAAAAGACTTTCAGATTCAGAAATTGTTCCAGTTCTCGTTATTATGGGTAATCCCAACGATGAGCAGATAAAACTTCTAAAAAAGATTGATGCCCTTGACTTAAGCCATGTGAGCGAATTAAGTTCTTTGACGAAGCCATATATGTAA
- a CDS encoding glycosyltransferase → MSKILLTTYGSYGDLHPFIAMGKALINVGHKVTLMSHIQYKEIVENFGIHFIPMRPSEEDFGSDDVWPGKAHDPKTGTLYFMKELILPYLNESYELLENEIPKYDLVIPHTFTFAAPLVAEKHNIPWLSCLLQPCAIFSAYDPPFVGKFKYLSYIKFLGPRVLNLICHLMMKDFNKNLKPVVQLKKKLGLENNYKRGAIWDYSKNGILALFPKEFSIEKPDWPKEIYNLGFPLFDQENSNDISSGLRNFIDKGEAPIVFTLGSTIVKTKNDFYINAFKAIKEIGCRAIFLVGKKPQRIPEQAYLSSNIFISNYEPFSVLFPYCSMVVHQCGIGTTGQALAAAKPQILIPFSHDQPDNARRVEKLGIGISIQSQNLTQKNLVQAIKKIKFTLSFAQNAEKFAQNIRQNKFDENLINIINKKLK, encoded by the coding sequence ATGAGTAAAATACTTTTAACAACATATGGCTCATATGGAGATTTACATCCTTTTATTGCAATGGGAAAAGCACTTATCAATGTTGGACATAAAGTAACTCTTATGAGCCATATACAATACAAAGAGATAGTCGAAAATTTTGGAATTCATTTTATACCAATGCGTCCAAGCGAAGAAGATTTTGGCTCAGATGATGTATGGCCAGGAAAAGCGCATGATCCCAAAACAGGGACGCTGTATTTTATGAAGGAATTGATACTTCCATATTTAAATGAAAGTTATGAACTACTCGAAAATGAAATACCAAAATACGATCTTGTTATTCCCCATACATTTACATTTGCGGCACCATTGGTTGCTGAAAAGCACAATATTCCATGGCTTTCCTGCTTATTGCAGCCATGTGCTATTTTTTCTGCTTATGATCCTCCATTTGTAGGGAAATTTAAATATTTAAGTTATATTAAGTTTTTAGGGCCTCGTGTTTTAAATTTAATATGTCATTTAATGATGAAAGATTTTAATAAAAATTTAAAACCAGTTGTGCAATTAAAAAAAAAATTAGGTTTAGAAAATAATTATAAAAGGGGTGCAATTTGGGATTATTCTAAAAACGGAATTTTAGCATTATTTCCAAAAGAGTTTTCTATTGAAAAACCTGATTGGCCTAAGGAAATTTACAATTTAGGTTTTCCATTATTTGATCAAGAAAACTCAAATGATATATCATCGGGATTAAGGAATTTTATTGATAAGGGTGAGGCGCCCATTGTATTTACTCTTGGATCCACTATAGTCAAAACAAAAAATGATTTTTATATAAATGCCTTTAAAGCAATTAAAGAGATCGGTTGCCGTGCTATCTTTTTAGTCGGAAAAAAACCGCAAAGAATCCCAGAGCAAGCTTATCTCTCATCAAATATTTTTATTTCGAATTATGAACCTTTTTCAGTTTTGTTCCCTTATTGTTCTATGGTTGTACACCAATGTGGAATAGGCACAACAGGGCAAGCGCTTGCAGCTGCAAAACCACAGATTCTTATTCCATTTTCGCATGATCAACCAGACAATGCTCGAAGAGTTGAAAAACTTGGGATAGGAATTTCTATCCAAAGCCAGAATTTAACACAAAAAAATTTAGTTCAAGCAATAAAAAAAATCAAATTCACTTTATCATTTGCTCAAAATGCTGAGAAATTTGCGCAAAATATAAGACAAAATAAATTTGATGAAAATTTAATAAATATTATCAATAAAAAATTAAAATAA
- the betB gene encoding betaine-aldehyde dehydrogenase, which translates to MKLYLKGKIMQKNFSNHSPATGNKICEIEITSPEALQEVIIKAHSAFEIWAKMSGFERGKILSKAARIIRERCFEIAQLEVLDSGKPISEALEVDIPSSADALEYYGGLAPSIHGDHIQLGRSFAYTKREPIGICAGIGAWNYPFQIAAWKSAPALASGNVMIFKPSELTPMTAVKLEQIYLEAGMPAGVFQIVQGGRDVGEMLSLHPEIRKISLTGSIPTGKRIVENSAKNLKQVSLELGGKSPLIIFDDFDIDKATSIAILANFYTQGEICCNGTRVFVHKKIKERFLENLIQKVTKIKIGDPFDSTTQMGSLISKQHLNRVLDYIESGKAEGATLLCGGAQPDWSPSQVKFANGNFILPTVFSNCHDEMRIVKEEIFGPVMSVLDFESEDEVIRRANSTEYGLAAGVLTNNLKRAHRVIDQIQAGMCWINNYNLSPIEIPFGGVKGSGFGRENGLAAIECYTQLKTVYVEMGE; encoded by the coding sequence GTGAAACTATACTTAAAAGGAAAAATTATGCAAAAGAATTTCTCGAATCACTCCCCAGCGACTGGTAATAAGATATGTGAAATTGAAATAACAAGCCCAGAGGCACTGCAAGAAGTGATAATAAAAGCTCATTCTGCTTTCGAAATTTGGGCTAAAATGAGCGGGTTTGAGCGTGGAAAGATTTTGTCAAAAGCAGCGCGCATTATCCGTGAACGCTGCTTTGAAATTGCTCAACTTGAAGTTTTAGACTCTGGTAAACCTATAAGCGAAGCTCTCGAAGTTGATATCCCTTCTTCTGCTGATGCTCTAGAATATTATGGTGGTTTGGCTCCGAGCATTCATGGTGATCACATTCAATTAGGTCGCTCTTTTGCATACACAAAGAGGGAACCTATTGGTATTTGTGCAGGAATTGGTGCTTGGAATTATCCATTTCAAATTGCTGCGTGGAAATCTGCACCTGCATTGGCAAGTGGCAATGTTATGATTTTTAAACCATCGGAATTAACCCCAATGACAGCAGTGAAATTGGAACAAATATACTTAGAAGCCGGTATGCCTGCAGGTGTGTTCCAAATAGTGCAAGGTGGTAGAGACGTGGGAGAAATGCTTTCATTGCATCCAGAAATTCGAAAAATTTCCTTAACAGGATCCATTCCTACAGGAAAAAGAATTGTAGAAAATTCGGCTAAAAATTTAAAACAAGTGAGTCTAGAATTAGGAGGAAAATCACCTCTTATTATATTCGATGATTTTGATATTGATAAAGCAACATCTATAGCAATCCTAGCGAATTTTTACACTCAAGGTGAAATATGCTGCAATGGAACAAGAGTATTTGTGCATAAAAAAATAAAAGAAAGGTTTTTAGAAAATTTAATACAGAAAGTTACAAAAATAAAAATTGGAGATCCATTTGATTCCACGACCCAAATGGGATCACTTATAAGTAAACAACATTTAAATCGGGTTTTAGATTATATTGAGTCAGGTAAAGCAGAAGGTGCAACCCTATTATGTGGTGGGGCTCAGCCAGATTGGAGCCCAAGTCAAGTAAAATTTGCTAACGGAAATTTTATTTTACCGACAGTATTTTCTAATTGTCATGATGAAATGCGAATAGTGAAAGAAGAAATATTTGGGCCAGTTATGTCTGTGCTCGATTTTGAAAGTGAAGATGAAGTTATTCGCAGAGCAAATAGCACTGAATATGGATTGGCTGCTGGTGTACTCACCAACAATTTAAAAAGAGCACACAGAGTCATAGATCAAATTCAAGCAGGAATGTGTTGGATAAACAATTATAATTTATCACCTATAGAAATTCCATTTGGTGGAGTTAAAGGTTCTGGCTTTGGTCGCGAAAATGGTTTAGCTGCTATTGAATGTTACACTCAATTAAAAACAGTTTATGTTGAAATGGGAGAGTGA
- a CDS encoding M15 family metallopeptidase yields MIKQFYETPIEFVYKTPSQEDINWLKANAKPMPIDQNFRIKSLHSYKELKLKGVLNKMYTRSALVLKLNQILECLPHNFSFIIFDAFRTIETQFDLFRYIYEQQKDLHPALSHEEIFVRTKEFVVHPDETSRYKIPPHNSGGAVDLTLAVDGKALNMGTDFDCVSDYSHTNWFEQNFSEGSGYTKEEWSDIRKNRRLLFNAMKHVGFVNYTAEWWHFTLGDCSWAITHDLDWYYPSLESELL; encoded by the coding sequence CCCAGTCAAGAGGATATTAATTGGTTGAAGGCAAATGCAAAGCCCATGCCTATCGATCAAAACTTCCGCATAAAATCTTTGCATTCTTATAAAGAATTAAAATTAAAGGGTGTACTAAACAAGATGTACACGCGGTCAGCTTTGGTATTAAAATTAAATCAAATTCTTGAATGTCTTCCGCACAATTTTAGTTTTATAATCTTTGATGCCTTTCGAACAATTGAAACTCAGTTTGATTTATTTAGATATATCTATGAGCAACAAAAAGATTTACACCCAGCATTAAGTCATGAAGAAATTTTTGTCAGAACCAAGGAATTTGTCGTTCATCCTGACGAAACTTCTCGCTATAAAATTCCTCCACACAATAGCGGTGGGGCGGTTGACCTCACTCTGGCTGTGGATGGAAAAGCTTTAAATATGGGAACAGACTTTGACTGCGTTTCTGATTATTCACATACGAATTGGTTCGAGCAAAATTTTTCAGAAGGATCAGGTTATACTAAAGAAGAATGGTCTGATATTCGGAAAAACCGCCGTTTATTATTCAATGCTATGAAACATGTTGGTTTTGTTAATTATACTGCTGAATGGTGGCATTTTACCTTAGGTGATTGTAGTTGGGCAATAACCCACGATCTAGATTGGTATTATCCATCTTTGGAATCAGAATTATTATAG
- a CDS encoding glucose-6-phosphate isomerase codes for MTQEKRLVLDWTKVHDVFPIEKHLANETSNLISAKKSLITGKGKSPEFTGWVDYVKDEAQSVLKSIKKQVETICNHSDAVVVVGIGGSLLGTKAVYEALTHSFAIVNQESLHRRPILFWAGHHIALDELSELLDALDSYSPSLIVVSKSGGTTEPALAFRILKQYLDDRFGCEEASHRIFAITDPNDGTLLKIAKENNYPHYPIPKNIGGRYSIFTPVGLLPLAIAGVNVTEFVAGAEQAFYDSTSEKNHSLETNPALCYAGIRNILYTNKYKIESLCTWSPKAKGIAEWWKQLFGESDGKENSGIFPASANFTTDLHSLGQYFQDGERHLFATHLKVTDEYSLAKGSLKRKIKIPNCSLNDGFDFLTGHELSHVQNEAQQGTFLAHSDGKVPTLIWELPEMNAWWLGYWMYINMFACGVGGYARGINPFDQPGVEDYKNNMFALMGKPGYADKAAHIRSRLNSGNRLRSLGHTSR; via the coding sequence ATGACACAAGAGAAAAGATTAGTATTGGATTGGACAAAAGTTCACGATGTTTTTCCTATTGAAAAACATTTAGCTAATGAAACAAGCAATCTTATTTCAGCCAAAAAATCTCTTATCACAGGTAAAGGGAAAAGCCCTGAATTTACAGGCTGGGTAGATTATGTAAAGGATGAGGCACAATCTGTTCTAAAATCCATTAAAAAACAGGTGGAAACTATTTGTAATCATTCCGATGCTGTTGTTGTCGTTGGCATAGGCGGAAGCCTACTAGGTACAAAAGCTGTCTATGAAGCTCTAACGCACTCTTTTGCAATTGTGAATCAAGAGTCTCTCCACCGCCGGCCGATTCTATTTTGGGCTGGACATCATATTGCCCTCGATGAACTTTCTGAATTACTTGATGCATTAGATTCTTATTCCCCAAGTCTCATCGTAGTTTCAAAATCAGGTGGGACAACAGAACCTGCATTGGCATTTCGTATTTTAAAGCAATACTTAGATGATCGCTTTGGCTGTGAAGAAGCAAGTCACAGGATATTTGCTATTACCGATCCCAATGATGGAACCTTATTAAAAATTGCCAAAGAGAATAACTATCCACATTATCCAATACCTAAAAATATTGGAGGTCGTTACTCTATTTTTACGCCTGTTGGATTGTTACCTTTAGCTATTGCTGGCGTTAATGTAACAGAATTTGTTGCAGGTGCCGAACAAGCATTTTATGATAGCACTTCCGAAAAAAACCATTCTCTTGAAACAAATCCTGCCCTTTGTTATGCAGGTATTCGCAATATTCTGTATACAAATAAATATAAAATAGAATCCCTCTGCACATGGTCACCTAAAGCAAAAGGCATCGCTGAATGGTGGAAGCAGCTCTTCGGTGAGAGCGATGGCAAAGAAAATTCAGGGATATTTCCTGCAAGCGCTAACTTCACAACAGATTTACATTCTCTAGGCCAATATTTTCAGGATGGCGAAAGACATTTATTTGCAACCCACTTAAAGGTTACAGATGAATATTCCCTTGCAAAAGGATCTCTAAAAAGAAAAATTAAAATTCCAAATTGTTCTTTAAATGATGGATTTGATTTCTTAACTGGTCACGAACTTTCTCACGTTCAAAATGAAGCGCAACAGGGAACATTTTTAGCACATTCGGATGGTAAAGTTCCCACACTTATTTGGGAACTTCCTGAAATGAATGCATGGTGGCTTGGATATTGGATGTACATAAATATGTTTGCCTGTGGTGTTGGTGGTTATGCAAGAGGAATAAATCCTTTTGATCAACCAGGAGTTGAAGATTACAAAAATAATATGTTCGCATTAATGGGTAAACCTGGTTATGCTGACAAAGCAGCGCACATCCGCAGTCGCTTAAACAGTGGCAATCGTTTGCGTTCTCTTGGACATACGAGTCGATAA
- a CDS encoding AAA family ATPase: MTKNNMDIKQDHVQIGNITVRLAKEYEVDANWLGNDISAHQLRASWLRLSQDDLPMNPRLVGKPGVGKTTLAVAVARELNYPVFLMQGTSDTRPDDLIITPVITEGKQISYVASPLVTAMIVGGVCILDEGNRMSEKSWASLASLLDHRRYVDSVIAGVRLHAHKEFRFVTTMNDDSSVYDLPEYIQSRLNPQIFLDFADIETEARIVRYAVPYVEENLLTLLVSFLSIAHKYDETYSVRDGIQIAKYAQRLRSLNKELSLPKALKTSVYSILGEEALKYFPSDDQMQNDNNSSRPNLRPV; this comes from the coding sequence ATGACAAAAAATAATATGGATATAAAACAAGATCACGTTCAAATAGGTAACATCACAGTTCGCTTAGCAAAAGAGTATGAAGTCGATGCAAATTGGTTGGGAAATGATATTTCTGCGCATCAATTGAGAGCATCTTGGCTTCGCCTTTCTCAGGATGATTTACCAATGAATCCCCGCCTTGTGGGCAAACCTGGTGTAGGTAAAACAACTTTAGCCGTAGCCGTTGCACGTGAGCTAAATTATCCTGTCTTTTTAATGCAAGGCACAAGCGACACTCGTCCAGATGACCTCATCATCACTCCAGTCATCACTGAAGGAAAACAAATTTCATATGTTGCAAGTCCACTCGTGACAGCAATGATCGTTGGAGGTGTGTGTATTTTGGATGAAGGCAACAGAATGTCGGAAAAAAGTTGGGCAAGTTTAGCTTCGTTGCTTGATCACAGACGTTATGTAGATTCTGTTATTGCTGGAGTTCGTTTACATGCACATAAAGAATTTCGTTTTGTTACGACAATGAATGATGATTCAAGTGTTTACGATTTACCAGAATATATACAAAGCAGACTCAATCCACAAATATTTTTAGATTTTGCCGATATTGAAACAGAAGCTCGGATTGTTCGTTATGCAGTTCCCTATGTCGAAGAAAATTTATTAACTTTGCTCGTCAGTTTTTTATCCATCGCTCATAAATATGACGAAACATATTCCGTTCGAGATGGAATTCAAATTGCAAAATACGCTCAAAGACTCCGTTCCTTAAATAAAGAATTGAGTTTACCTAAAGCTCTAAAAACGAGTGTTTATTCTATTCTAGGAGAAGAAGCTTTGAAATATTTTCCTTCTGATGATCAAATGCAAAATGACAATAATTCTTCACGCCCAAATTTAAGACCAGTGTGA